The following is a genomic window from Panacibacter microcysteis.
TACCACACCCCAAATCTCGGCTGTAAAATCACCGGTTAATACTATATCAGCCACCTTCGGGTTTGCTGCTGCCAATAAGCATTTAATTTCATTAATAACGAGGTATCTAACTACAAATTCGCCGTTTACCACGGCTACCACTATTGAGCCGTTAACAGGGGTTTGTGATCTGTCAACGACCAGTAACGCCTTAGGCGGTATAAAAGCATTGACCATGTTTACGCCATCATTACGAAAGAAGAAAGTTGATAAGGGATTAGGCGCCAAAACTTCGTTTAAGTCAATCCTATCCTCAATATAGTCTGCTGCTGGTGAAGGGAAGCCCATAGTCCAATTTTAAGGACAAAACTAAAAACTATTTACTAAAATACTTAGCTTAATGTACTAAAATATTTAACAGTTGGCCTGGTCCGGTATAGTACGCCCTGTTATTGTCATAGCCCGGGGAGCACTGACAGGGCATCGATACCCGGACTGATAACAAAATCTCCCGCGGTGGTTGTTATTAATTGCGTTGAGGAGTTACATGACGATTTCAGCCTGGGAAAGTTTATGCCGTTTTATGACTTCTACAATTTTTGCAAAATATTTTCCATCCAGTCTTCCGGGATTGCATGGAGGGATTCCTTCAATTTCTCCGCCCAGAGCCTGGAGATATTTTCCAGGTCTTTCATTTCATATCGCTTTTGGACAATGGAATAACTGTCTTTTTTGTACAATACGACATCGATCGGGAATTCAACATCGTTGGAACTTACCCTGGTAGAATCAAAAGAGAGAAAAGCAGCCTTTAATGCCTGCCGCATATCGGTGTCCTCATTGATCACGCGGTTCAGGATCGCTTTGCCCTGGCCTGAATTGCCAATGATGACAAAGGGACTGCCTTCATCCAGTTCGATCCAGTTACCTTCGGTATACAACAAGAAGAGTTTGTGGTCCTCATCGTGTTTCAGCTGACCACCCACAATTGCGTTCAGATCAAAACGATAACCCGCCTTTACAAGTGACTCGCGGTCTTCTTCTGCAACACGTTTTATCTGTTCGCCAAATGCATTGACCGCTTTATACAACTTATCATATACGATGCCCCCGGCGACAAGCTCTGTAAAATAATGTACTGCTTTATCCCGTACCGACCGCAACCCGCTTGTCATAATAAATAAACTGCTGCCATCATTTTGCTGGACATAGACTTTTTTCTTGACAGTCGTATTTGTACCGGCGGAGATGCGCGTATCGGCAAGGCCTACCAGTCCCTCTTTTAGTTTAATCCCCAAACAATAGGTCATACAGGTAAATTGATAAGTGAGGAAGGCAACACAAATGTACCAACCGTTATGCATTGATGAATTGTATACCGGTTAAATCCGGCATGCTGCGTATAATTTTGCCCTTCGGCCGGATAAACTGATGCTTCACTGCCTTCAAAAATCGTGGCATCAATTTTCCTTTTGATAATGTATAAAAATACACTTTATGGAAAACAATCAAAAAAACCAGGGCACACAACAGCCCGGCGCAGGAAATGCGGGCGAAACCAGGAAAGAAAACCAATCTCAGCCAGGTTCCAGGCAGGAGGGCGGCACCGACCAGCAGCAGGACAATACGCAACACCAGGGCCAGCAACAGGATGATGGCAACAACAGGCCTGATCAGCAGAGACAGCAAGACAAGTCTCGTGAACAACAACAGGACAACAATTCAGACACTGGCAGCATGGAAAGAAGTGCTGATCAGCA
Proteins encoded in this region:
- a CDS encoding LexA family protein, producing MGFPSPAADYIEDRIDLNEVLAPNPLSTFFFRNDGVNMVNAFIPPKALLVVDRSQTPVNGSIVVAVVNGEFVVRYLVINEIKCLLAAANPKVADIVLTGDFTAEIWGVVTGIVTQTKDLKPCTL